In Salmo trutta chromosome 16, fSalTru1.1, whole genome shotgun sequence, a genomic segment contains:
- the ube2c gene encoding ubiquitin-conjugating enzyme E2 C, which translates to MASQNMDPAASSSTAALKGNETGGSATKGSVTKRLQQELMTLMMSGHKGISAFPESDNLFKWIGTIDGAQGTVYEGLRYKLSMEFPSGYPYKAPRVKFITSCFHPNVDDQGFICLDILKDKWSALYDVRSILLSIQSLLGEPNNESPLNTAAAELWHNQEAFKAHLNSTYKN; encoded by the exons ATGGCCTCTCAAAATATGGACCCTGCAGCTTCCTCATCCACAGCCGCTCTGAAAGGCAATGAGACCGGTGGGAGTGCCACAAAGGGCTCAGTCACTAAAAG ACTTCAACAAGAGCTGATGACACTAATG ATGTCTGGACATAAAGGGATCTCGGCTTTCCCAGAGTCTGACAACCTTTTTAAGTGGATCGGAACGATAGACGGCGCTCAGGGAACA GTTTACGAAGGCCTGAGGTACAAGCTGTCGATGGAATTCCCTAGTGGCTACCCTTACAAAGCCCCACGCGTGAAGTTCATCACATCGTGTTTCCACCCCAACGTTGACGATCAGGGCTTCATCTGTCTGGATATCTTGAAAGACAAATGGTCAGCCCTGTACGACGTGCGTTCCATCCTGCTGTCCATCCAGAGTTTATTAGGAG AGCCCAACAATGAGAGTCCCTTGAACACTGCTGCTGCTGAGCTTTGGCATAACCAGGAAG CATTCAAAGCCCATTTGAACTCTACCTACAAGAACTGA
- the LOC115150093 gene encoding regulator of G-protein signaling 9-binding protein, which translates to MNRWRRSVDEIQARKRQVTECERALEALCKVTACFQQMAISIGSNSDGSFLREEMDETRALAHRICTGLHRRLVPLLTERATEPGQEDRLQVERMWVLFLTGLENLQQDLHKASDLIDRFPLKQRNDRRALVNTGASDGVTGVSARAASVQTPWLAVEVAQNPDLKTHITQIDSLVKEMLQKVSIPFWAVEATQEAWVEGAQSQDAAHDQDETLEEMMVVSEDDQMSGCCQPLHCKLGCMFCLST; encoded by the exons ATGAATCGGTGGCGGAGATCAGTGGATGAGATCCAGGCCAGGAAACGGCAGGTCACAGAGTGTGAGCGTGCCCTGGAAGCCCTGTGCAAGGTGACTGCCTGTTTCCAACAGATGGCCATCTCTATCGGAAGTAACTCAGACGGCAGCTTTCTGAGAGAGGAGATGGACGAGACCAGAGCACTGGCTCATAGAATCTGCACAG GGTTGCACAGACGTCTGGTCCCTCTATTGACAGAGAGGGCAACTGAACCTGGACAAGAGGATCGATTACAGGTGGAGCGAATGTGGGTTCTTTTCCTCACTGGGTTAGAGAACCTCCAACAGGACCTGCACAAAGCCAGTGACTTAATAGACCGCTTCCCTTTGAAACAGAGGAATGACCGCCGGGCCCTGGTGAACACAGGAGCTTCAGATGGTGTCACTGGGGTGTCTGCCCGAGCAGCTTCAGTCCAAACCCCGTGGCTAGCAGTTGAGGTGGCGCAAAACCCTGACCTAAAGACGCACATCACCCAGATTGACTCCCTGGTCAAGGAGATGCTCCAGAAAGTCAGCATTCCTTTCTGGGCAGTGGAGGCTACCCAAGAGGCCTGGGTGGAAGGCGCTCAGTCTCAGGACGCTGCACACGATCAGGATGAGACTCTGGAAGAGATGATGGTGGTGTCCGAAGATGACCAGATGTCTGGGTGTTGTCAACCTCTACACTGTAAGTTGGGGTGTATGTTTTGTCTATCGACCTGA
- the LOC115150096 gene encoding E3 ubiquitin-protein ligase RNF182, whose product MSQKLEKLTLETDQSFQPLVYTVEELECKICYNRYDTRTRKPKVLGCLHRVCAKCLKKIVENSSPSIVSCPFCRHETHVSDDDIWLLQDDSNILAILTYQDRARKSGGSITPNGEVLLTPGSLSGSGGGEGGCGGSGGGCVTTSEQSHSSSDCLVITIMEVPGESQSSDSMSMLNMVRLYRPASLASLPCHLPAQKCGAWTSRTFPSFLIGVLCLVYFSSLPLGIYLLMIQQLTLGIILVSLVPSTLVLCVFYGFCQCLCHEIMQSIAT is encoded by the coding sequence atgAGCCAGAAGTTGGAGAAGTTGACCTTGGAGACGGACCAGAGCTTCCAGCCTCTGGTCTACACCGTGGAGGAGCTGGAGTGTAAGATTTGCTACAACCGTTATGACACACGCACCCGCAAGCCCAAGGTGTTGGGCTGCCTCCACCGCGTCTGCGCCAAATGCCTAAAGAAGATCGTGGAGAACTCGTCCCCCAGCATCGTCAGCTGCCCCTTCTGCCGCCACGAGACGCACGTGTCCGACGATGACATCTGGCTGCTGCAGGACGACAGCAACATCCTGGCCATCCTCACCTACCAGGACCGCGCCAGGAAGAGTGGCGGTTCCATCACCCCGAATGGGGAGGTGCTGCTCACTCCGGGCAGCCTGAGCGGGAGCGGCGGTGGAGAGGGTGGCTGTGGTGGTTCTGGGGGCGGCTGCGTCACAACCAGTGAGCAGTCACACAGCTCCTCCGACTGCCTGGTCATCACCATCATGGAGGTGCCGGGCGAGTCACAGTCATCAGACTCCATGAGCATGCTCAATATGGTGCGCCTGTACCGGCCCGCCAGCCTGGCCTCGCTGCCCTGCCACCTGCCCGCGCAGAAGTGCGGCGCATGGACCTCTCGCACCTTCCCCAGCTTCCTTATCGGCGTCCTGTGTCTAGTCTACTTCTCATCGCTGCCGCTGGGCATCTATCTTCTGATGATCCAGCAGCTCACCCTGGGAATTATTCTGGTCAGCCTGGTCCCCTCCACCCTGGTTCTGTGTGTCTTCTACGGCTTCTGTCAATGCCTGTGCCATGAGATCATGCAGTCCATAGCCACATAG